The window ACCCGTTTGCCGGGGGGGCGGTCCGGGTCAGCGAATTTCCGGAGACACAAGGTCGGGGCAGCATAGCCTCCGCCCGCAGCGCATCCGGTATCCCCCCGCTCATTGCCGTAACCGATATCCGGTTTTGAACATCCACCACACGACGAGCAGGCAGGCACCGAGGAACACCAGCACCATGGCAAGACTCAGGCCCACGCTGACGTCGGCGACTTCGAAGAAGCTCCAGCGAAAACCGCTGATCAGGTACACGACCGGGTTGAACAGCGTGACCGTCTGCCAGGCCGGCGGCAGCATGCTGACCGAGTAGAAACTGCCGCCGAGGAATACCAGCGGCGTGATCACCAGCATCGGGATGAGCTGCAGTTTTTCGAAATTGGTCGCCCACAGGCCGATAATCATGCCGAACAGGCTGAACGTTATGCAGGTGAGCACCAGGAAACCCAGCATCCAGACGGGGTGCGCGATATGCAGCGGCACGAAGAACCCCGCCGTCGCCAGGATGATCAGGCCGATGATGAACGACTTGGTCGCGGCCGCCCCCACGTAACCGATGACGATTTCGACAAACGAGATCGGCGCGGACAAGAGCTCGTAAATGGTGCCGGTGAACTTGGGGAAGAAAATGCCGAAGGAGGCATTGGCGATGCTCTGCGTCAACAGCGCGAGCATCATCAGGCCGGGTACGATGAAGGCGCCGTAGGTGACACCCTCCACGGATTCGATGCGCGAGCCGATCGCGGACCCGAACACCACGAAGTACAGCGCCGTGGAAATCACCGGCGAAGCGAAACTCTGGGCGATGGTTTCGAAGGCGCGCAGCATTTCAAATTTGTAGATGACGCGTATCGCGTAAATATTCATGACTTTGGTTTCACCAGGCTGACGAATATCTCTTCCAGCGATGTCTTGGTCGTATGCACGTCCTTGATCGCGAGCGCCGCATCCCGCAGGGCCTGCAGCAGATCGTTGATACCCGTATGGTTTTTATGCGGATCGTAGGTATAGGTCAGCGTGCAGCCATCCGCCGACAACTCCAGTGCCATCGGCACTAACGCCTCCGGCAAGGCAGCAAGGGGGGTCTCGAGCTCGATGATCAGCTGGCGCTTGCCGAGCTTGTGCATCAACGCCGCCTTGTCATCGACCAGCAGCAGCTCGCCATGGTTGATGACGCCGACTCGGTCCGCGATCGCCTCCGCCTCCTCGATATAGTGCGTGGTGAGAATGATGGTGACGCCAGACTCGCGCAGCCGCCGCACCAGTGCCCACATGTCCTTGCGCAACTCCACGTCGACACCCGCGGTCGGTTCGTCCAGAAACAGCACCACGGGTTCATGCGCGAGCGCCTTGCCGATCAGCACCCGCCGCTTCATGCCGCCCGACAGGGCCATGAGCATCGTGTTTCTCTTGTCCCACAGCGACAGGTCCTTCAGCACCTGCTCGAGGTAGGCAGGGTCCGGCTTCCTGCCGAACATGCCGCGGCTGAAACACAGGGTATTCCACACCTTGTCGAAGGCACCGAGCGTGAGTTCCTGAGGCACCAGTCCGATCATGCCGCGCGTGATGCGGTAGTCCCGGACGGTGTCATAGCCGCCGACGGTGACCGCTCCGCCGCTGGCGTTGACGATGCCGCAGATGATGGAGATGAGCGTGGTCTTGCCCGCGCCATTGGGACCGAGCAGGGCCAGGATCTCCCCGCGCCGGATGTCCAGGCTGACGTTCTTCAGCGCCTGGTAACCCGAGGCATAGGTCTTGGACAGGTTCGATACGGAAACGATGGGTTGCAATTCGCTATCCCGGGTCTGCTCGACATCAGGGGGCGCAGGAACAATGCCTGTCCCGGTTCAGGGTCAAGGCACAGTGTACTCAAATATTCCGAATGCGCACCTGGCGCGTTGTCCCCCCGGGATCACAATCCTATGTAGGAGCGGACGGCGTCCGCGTATCACCAACACACATGCCACCGAGGCGATAGCCAATAACTGAGACTAGAACTCCATCGAAAACATCGGCTTCACGGTAAAACCCTAGCCCGCATTCCGCTCAGCGGCGGCACCGCAATAGGCGACCGGGTCCTCAACACCGCCATCGACGCCCTGGATGCCGCAAGCAGCATTGAAACGGTGATAGCGACAGGCCTGTTACTAGACGCACTGAACAAGAAATATGGAAGCAATCTCCAACGGGCTGATTCTAGGGCATGAGATTGCTTCGCTGAATTACTATGACCAATATTTCAGTTTTATCCTGGTATCCGCTAATATAATCTAATCTTTTCCCGTTAATTCGCTTTCGTTATTGATCCCCTGCCAACAACTCCACAAATTCGGTCTTCTTATCACACGTCATTAACAGCTTGTCGGTAGAGCGCGTCATAGCAACGTAGAGCAGCTTGGCCTCTGCTGCAAGATCATGCTGTTTACCAGGCATATAACCGATACCTGAGATAGCGACCAAAGGAAATTCAAGACCCTTGCTACTGTGCATTGTCATCAATTTGACGCTGTCTTCGCCTGGTCTGAAGGATTTCTTTTCCTGCTGGGAATCCAGCCATTGTGTGGGAATACCTTGGGCATACAACGCCTGCTGCAGCTTCTCCCCCATCCAGCGTTGCGGATAGAGTACGCACATATCCAACCATGGCTTACCCTCATCGTGGATGCGTTTGATATTTTTAGCTACATACCGCGCCTCTTCGTTGAAGGATGAAAGTTGCTTTAAAAATGGCCTGTAGCCATGACGACCCGCCGACTGTGGCTCGATCAGTGGGATGTGATCCTCATCGGAATCGGCTGGCATTAGGTAATGCTTGGCAAAGTTGTAGGCATAACTAAGGATTTCATCGGTATTTCGATAGTTCAATCTTAGAATTGTGGTCCGCCCTCTCGCTTGAACACCGACGCTCGACAGACTGAAGTCCAATGCATTGCCTTTTTTGTAGATCGATTGCGCATCATCATAAAGCAGCAATAATGAATTAGTTTCCGGGTCAACCATTTGCACGATCAGCTGTAACCATTCGGCTTCAAAATCATGCCCTTCGTCTACTAATAACGCACCATACTGACCCTTGGGAATATAACCATCTTTAACAGCCTGAATGACTTGTGCAACTAGCCTGTCAATATAGCCAGGCCCCGATTCTGGTTTCTTGATGTGGTAGCGTTTAAGCATCTCACCGCACCAGTCATGAAAATGGTATACATGCACACGGTCATTGATCTCCTTATCCTGCATCAATGCTCTCAATCGCGCAGCCAGTGTAATATTGAAACACAGCACCAAAATCGGTTGAGGCAAAATGTTGGCGAGATAAAGACAACGATACCCAAGAATTAGCGTTTTCCCCGAGCCTGCCACACCATGAATGATGCGATGCCCCTCTCCCAGACTACGCGCCAGCTGTTCTTGCTGTATATCCATTACCTTGATGAGATCTGGCAGCATTCCTGATTCTGGCTGTACTTTATCAGCCTCCTCAAAGAGTGATATCTGCCCATTCCCAATACGCACCTCAGGGAACAGATGCCAACGTATCCGGTCGATTTGCGGCAAGGTCAGTTGACAGTTAAATCCAACATTGAACATATCCCACAGGCGTTTCTGAAATTCCTCCGCTTCAGCGGATTCAGTCATCTCGTCGCGGCAGATGACCTGATGCCAGGGCAATACGTCTACCAGACCATGAGCTTCAAATTGGCTACGGGTAATATTTGACAGTACAACTCCGTATCCGTATGGAAAGATAAGCCTGCCCTTGTAACTTCCACTATGCCTGACAAGCTGTGAATCTTGTTTCAACTGATTGACCAGTTGTTGAGTACACTGACGTGCCTGTTCAAGGGGGTTGCTAGAAGTGACAATTCCTTTGCTCGTATGTAACGTGACCGATACCGGGTCGATGCTTTGGATGGTGTCGAGCTTCCAGTCCTTCACCTCAAGCAGTAGCAGGCCTCTACCGGGATGAAGAATTACGAAATCTGTATAACGTTGCCGCTTGCCGACAGGCAGCTCGTACCAACAAAGGTAATCATCTTCCAGCAAGGCTTCCAGGCGACGCGCGAAGCGTTTCTCACCAGCCTGCATTTTTCCGAGACAACTATTAAGTGATGGAACAAGCGTAGCCATATCAATCTGAAATCTAGTTCCGTGAGAGACAAGTCATTGCTCAAAGCAGCGCAGGCCTGCATCTCGTACATGATGTACGTATATCGGACGGATTTTAATTTACTGAATACAATTAGTTATGCCAATCAAGCAAGAATAGATACTTAGGATCTGAGATGATTAAGATCAGGCCTCTACGCGCCTGCTGGAAAAACTCTGAATAATTGGGTAATTCCCGTCATTGCGAGCGGATTAACGCAATCTCTCCCTATCGAATCAGTCGGATGTAGATTGCAACGTCACTACGTTCATCGCAGTGACAAGTTTGTAGATGCGCCTGAGTAATTGGATTATTTAGCAACCCCTCCTTAACTTGCATATCCAGGTTGGCTCATCAAGCAGGCCTGATACAAGTAGAAATGCGCTCAAATCTACTGGCACACACGGTATGGGAATATGGGCAACTCACGGAAAGGGTATTGGGGTGCACCTGGAGGAGCAGGTCTAGTCCGTGAATAGAGTGACATAACTCGACTTGTTCACGGACGCCCTCCACTGCTACAAGAGTTGTACACAATTTTGGAAATGACGAATTCTGAAAGTCTGAGATAAATAATTCGGATTCGGATGCGCCGCCATTGCCCAGCAAATAACGGCGCTACAACAACACCCGCTCCACGCCGCCGTTTTTCACACGCTCGACGAAATCCCGCTGCCACTGCTCGCCGAGCAGGCGGCTGGCCAGTTCCACCACGATGTAATCGGTCTCCAGGCCGGTATCGTCGGCGTAGCGCGCCAGGCCCTGCTGGCAGGCCGGGCAGCTGGTGAGCAGCTTCACCTTGCCGGCGCCGACGGCGCGGTCGGCGCCGGTGAGATCCCGTATCCCCTGCCGCAACTCCTCCTGCTTGCGGAAGCGCACCTGCGTCGAGATGTCCGGCCGCGACACCGCCAGGGTGCCGGCCTCGCCGCAGCAACGGTCCGACAGCGTCACCGGCTGGCCGAGCAGTTTCGCCGCCACCCCGGTGGGACTGTAGGTCTTCATGGGCGAATGGCAGGGATCGTGATAGAGGTACTGCACCCCGTCCGCGCCGGCGCTGCTGATACCCTTCTCCATCAGGTATTCGTGGATGTCGAGCAGCCGGCAACCGGGAAAGATCCGGTGGAACTCGTAATCCATCAGTTGATCCATGCACGTGCCGCAGGAGACGATCACGGTCTTGATGTCCATGTAATTGAGCGTGTTCGCCACCCGGTGGAACAGCACCCGGTTGTCGGTGCTCATCCGGCGGCCACGCTCGGCATCACCGCCGGAGGTCTGCGGATAGCCGCAGCACAGATAACCCGGCGGCAGCACGGTCTGGGCGCCCGCCTCGTAGAGCATGGCCAGCGTCGCCAGGCCGATCTGGCTGAACAGCCGCTCCGAGCCGCAGCCGGGGAAATAGAACACCGCATCGGATTCATCGGTCACCCGGGCCGGGTCGCGCAGGATCGGCACCAGCTTGCTGTCCTCTATTCCCAGCAGGGCGCGCATGGTCTGCCGCGGCACGCCGGCGGGCATCGGCTTGGCTATGAAATTGACGACCTGCGCCCGCACGGGCATGGCGCCGGTGGTGGCGCGGGGCACGCCGCCGCGGCTGCGGCCACCGAGACGCCGGGCCAGCCCATAGGCGAGCCGCTGCCCCCGGTAGCCCCATTCGATCATCGCCTTGCGCATCAGCTTGATGGTGCGCGGATCGGTGATGTTGAGAAAGGCCATGGCCGCCCAGGTCATGGGGCTGGAACGCTTCTGGCCGCGTGCGCGCAGGATATTGCGCATGCGGATGGAAACGTCACCGAAGTCGATGTTGACCGGGCAGGGACTGAGGCACTTGTGGCAGACCGTGCAGTGATCGGCCACGTCGTTCATTTCATCGAAATGGCGTATGGAGACGCCGCGGCGGGTCTGCTCCTCGTAGAGGAAGGCCTCGATGATCAGACCGGTGGCGAGAATCTTGTTGCGCGGCGAGTACAGCAGGTTCGCGCGCGGAATATGGGTGTTGCACACCGGTTTGCATTTGCCGCAGCGCAGGCAGTTGCGGATGTCGTCGTTGAGCCCGCCCAGCTCGCTCTCCTCCAGCAGCAACGCCTCCTGCTGCACCAGGCGCAGCGAGGGGGTGTAGGCATTCTCCAGGCCGGCGCCGGCCAGCAGCTTGCCGGCATTGAAGCGATGCTGCGGATCGACCCGCTGCTTGTAGGCGGCGAAGGCGTCGATGACCGCCGTATCCAGGTAGCGGAGCTTGGTGATGCCGATACCGTGTTCGCCGGAGATCACCCCGCCGAGCGCGGTGGCCAGCGCCATTACGCGGTCGACGATCTGTTCCGCCTCGCGCAGCATCTGGTAATCGTTGGAGTTGACCGGGATATTGCTATGCACGTTGCCGTCGCCGGCGTGCATGTGCGTGGCCACGAACAGGCGGCTGGAACGGATACGTCCGTGGATCGCGGCCAGCCTGGCCGTGACACCGTCCCATTCGCGCCCGGCGAAGATTTCCTGCAGGGGGCGCTCCACCTCGCGGCGGTAGGAAATCCGGAGTTCGCGACGCAGCAGCAGGGCCAGCAGGGTATCCCCGGCCCGCACCTGTTCGAGCAGGCCCTCCGGCAGCAGCGGCGCATGCGTCGCCGCCGGCGCGTCCAGTTGCTCCAGCAGCGCGCGCCAGCGCGCCGCGACAGCGTGCAGGTGGCGACGCGCGGCTTCGATCTTGGCGCTGGCGATGGCACGGTTCTCCGCGCTGTCCTCGGCGTCCGTGGCGGCGTGGAGCTCCGGCAGTTCACCGCCGAGATAGTCGAGCACCGCGTCGATCACCGCCAGCTTGTTGCGCGTCGACTGCTCGATATTGATGCGCTCGATGCCCTCCGCGTATTCCGCGAGACGCTCCAGCGGGATCACCACGTCCTCGTTGATCTTGAACGCATTGGTATGCGCCGCGATGGCCGCGGTCCTGGCACGGTCCAGCCAGAAGCGCCGCCGCGCCTCCGGGCTGACGGCGACGAAGCCCTCGGCACCGCGCGCATTGGCCATGCGCACGACCACCGAGCAGGCATCGGCCACGGCGTCCTCGTCGTCGCCCGACACGTCGACCAGCAACAGCATCTTCGGCAACTCGCGCCGCGGCGCCTTGGTGCTGTAGCTCACCGCCCGGATATAGCGCTCGTCGAGGTGCTCCAGCCCGGATAGCAGGACATCGCCACGCGCGTCCAGGTAATCCTTGGTTTCAATGATCGCCGGGACCGCGCGGCGCAGGTCGCTGCCGAAGAATTCCAGGCACAGGGTGCGGGTGAACGCCGGCATGCGGTGCAGCAGGAACACCGCCGAGGTTATCAGGCCATCGCAGCCTTCCTTCTGGATGCCGGGCAGGCCGCCGAGGAACTTGTCGGTGACGTCCTTGCCCAGACCCTGCTTGCGCAGTGCGGTGCCCGGCATGCTGATCAGCTCGGGCGCGCCGACGGGCGTGCGACCGTCGCAGGCGTAGCGGGTGACCCGGAAGGTCACCTGTTCCTGCTCGTGGATCTTGCCGAGGTTGTGCCCGAGGCGCTCGACCTCCAGCCACTCTGCCTGCGGCGTGACCATGCGCCAGGACACCAGGTTGTCGAGCGTGGTGCCCCACAATACGGCCTTCTTGCCGCCGGCGTTCATGGAGATATTGCCGCCGATGGTCGAGGCATCCTGCGAGGTCGGATCGACCGCGAACACGTAGCCGGCCGCCTCGGCCCGCTCCGCGACACGGCGGGTCACCACCCCCGCGCCGGTACGCACGGTAGCGACCTCGCGCTCGATACCCTCGATACGGCGCAGCTCCACCCGGCCCAGGCTGTCGAGCTTCTCGGTGTTGATCACCGCACTCGTGCCGGACAGCGGTACGGCACTGCCGGTATAGCCGGTGCCGCCGCCGCGCGGGATGATGGTCAGCTCCAGCTCGATGCAGGCGGCGACCACGGCACAGACCTCGTCCTCCGTATCCGGACTGACCACGACGAACGGCATTTCGACACGCCAGTCGGTGGCATCGGTCGCATGCGACACCCGCGCCAGGCCGCCGAAGTCGATGTTGTCGGCACGGGTGACCCGCCCCAGGCGCCGGCGGATCCGCCGGCGCAACTCGTGCGCCCGCGGGAACCACGCCTCGAAACGCTGGACCACCGCGCGCGCCCGCGCGACCAGCGCGAGCGCCTGGGCATTGCCCTCGGCGCGCGCGACGATCTGGTCCAGCCGGTGATGCAGCGCGTGCACCAGCGAGCCCCAGCGCTTCCTGTTGTCGAGCAGATCGTCCTGGATATAGGGATTGCGGTCGATCACCCACATGTCGCCCAGCACCTCGAACAGCATGCGCGCCGAGCGGCCCGTCTTGCGCGAACCGCGCAACGCGTTGAGCACGTCCCACATATCCACACCGAGATAGCGGATCACGATCTCGCGATCCGAGAAGGAGGTGTAGTTATAGGGGATTTCGCGGATGCGAACGGGTTGCTGGGTCATGCGCATCGAACTGGCATCGGTTACGGGGTACCGCGCAACTCGTCAAGGGAAGCAGGCGGCCATTCTAGCACTGCTCGGCAGCCACTACCTGACGTCCGCCTGCAATATTCAAACCCCTTGATTACTAAGGAACCAGCTGCATCCAGCGCTCGGTTTGCGGAGTCGACCGTAGCGCCGGGCTGCGCACTGGCGCTGAATGTGTATCCGGTCCGATCTGCCCACCCATGCGGG of the Pseudomonadota bacterium genome contains:
- a CDS encoding ABC transporter permease, which gives rise to MNIYAIRVIYKFEMLRAFETIAQSFASPVISTALYFVVFGSAIGSRIESVEGVTYGAFIVPGLMMLALLTQSIANASFGIFFPKFTGTIYELLSAPISFVEIVIGYVGAAATKSFIIGLIILATAGFFVPLHIAHPVWMLGFLVLTCITFSLFGMIIGLWATNFEKLQLIPMLVITPLVFLGGSFYSVSMLPPAWQTVTLFNPVVYLISGFRWSFFEVADVSVGLSLAMVLVFLGACLLVVWWMFKTGYRLRQ
- a CDS encoding 3'-5' exonuclease codes for the protein MATLVPSLNSCLGKMQAGEKRFARRLEALLEDDYLCWYELPVGKRQRYTDFVILHPGRGLLLLEVKDWKLDTIQSIDPVSVTLHTSKGIVTSSNPLEQARQCTQQLVNQLKQDSQLVRHSGSYKGRLIFPYGYGVVLSNITRSQFEAHGLVDVLPWHQVICRDEMTESAEAEEFQKRLWDMFNVGFNCQLTLPQIDRIRWHLFPEVRIGNGQISLFEEADKVQPESGMLPDLIKVMDIQQEQLARSLGEGHRIIHGVAGSGKTLILGYRCLYLANILPQPILVLCFNITLAARLRALMQDKEINDRVHVYHFHDWCGEMLKRYHIKKPESGPGYIDRLVAQVIQAVKDGYIPKGQYGALLVDEGHDFEAEWLQLIVQMVDPETNSLLLLYDDAQSIYKKGNALDFSLSSVGVQARGRTTILRLNYRNTDEILSYAYNFAKHYLMPADSDEDHIPLIEPQSAGRHGYRPFLKQLSSFNEEARYVAKNIKRIHDEGKPWLDMCVLYPQRWMGEKLQQALYAQGIPTQWLDSQQEKKSFRPGEDSVKLMTMHSSKGLEFPLVAISGIGYMPGKQHDLAAEAKLLYVAMTRSTDKLLMTCDKKTEFVELLAGDQ
- a CDS encoding DUF3683 domain-containing protein; its protein translation is MTQQPVRIREIPYNYTSFSDREIVIRYLGVDMWDVLNALRGSRKTGRSARMLFEVLGDMWVIDRNPYIQDDLLDNRKRWGSLVHALHHRLDQIVARAEGNAQALALVARARAVVQRFEAWFPRAHELRRRIRRRLGRVTRADNIDFGGLARVSHATDATDWRVEMPFVVVSPDTEDEVCAVVAACIELELTIIPRGGGTGYTGSAVPLSGTSAVINTEKLDSLGRVELRRIEGIEREVATVRTGAGVVTRRVAERAEAAGYVFAVDPTSQDASTIGGNISMNAGGKKAVLWGTTLDNLVSWRMVTPQAEWLEVERLGHNLGKIHEQEQVTFRVTRYACDGRTPVGAPELISMPGTALRKQGLGKDVTDKFLGGLPGIQKEGCDGLITSAVFLLHRMPAFTRTLCLEFFGSDLRRAVPAIIETKDYLDARGDVLLSGLEHLDERYIRAVSYSTKAPRRELPKMLLLVDVSGDDEDAVADACSVVVRMANARGAEGFVAVSPEARRRFWLDRARTAAIAAHTNAFKINEDVVIPLERLAEYAEGIERINIEQSTRNKLAVIDAVLDYLGGELPELHAATDAEDSAENRAIASAKIEAARRHLHAVAARWRALLEQLDAPAATHAPLLPEGLLEQVRAGDTLLALLLRRELRISYRREVERPLQEIFAGREWDGVTARLAAIHGRIRSSRLFVATHMHAGDGNVHSNIPVNSNDYQMLREAEQIVDRVMALATALGGVISGEHGIGITKLRYLDTAVIDAFAAYKQRVDPQHRFNAGKLLAGAGLENAYTPSLRLVQQEALLLEESELGGLNDDIRNCLRCGKCKPVCNTHIPRANLLYSPRNKILATGLIIEAFLYEEQTRRGVSIRHFDEMNDVADHCTVCHKCLSPCPVNIDFGDVSIRMRNILRARGQKRSSPMTWAAMAFLNITDPRTIKLMRKAMIEWGYRGQRLAYGLARRLGGRSRGGVPRATTGAMPVRAQVVNFIAKPMPAGVPRQTMRALLGIEDSKLVPILRDPARVTDESDAVFYFPGCGSERLFSQIGLATLAMLYEAGAQTVLPPGYLCCGYPQTSGGDAERGRRMSTDNRVLFHRVANTLNYMDIKTVIVSCGTCMDQLMDYEFHRIFPGCRLLDIHEYLMEKGISSAGADGVQYLYHDPCHSPMKTYSPTGVAAKLLGQPVTLSDRCCGEAGTLAVSRPDISTQVRFRKQEELRQGIRDLTGADRAVGAGKVKLLTSCPACQQGLARYADDTGLETDYIVVELASRLLGEQWQRDFVERVKNGGVERVLL
- a CDS encoding ABC transporter ATP-binding protein produces the protein MQPIVSVSNLSKTYASGYQALKNVSLDIRRGEILALLGPNGAGKTTLISIICGIVNASGGAVTVGGYDTVRDYRITRGMIGLVPQELTLGAFDKVWNTLCFSRGMFGRKPDPAYLEQVLKDLSLWDKRNTMLMALSGGMKRRVLIGKALAHEPVVLFLDEPTAGVDVELRKDMWALVRRLRESGVTIILTTHYIEEAEAIADRVGVINHGELLLVDDKAALMHKLGKRQLIIELETPLAALPEALVPMALELSADGCTLTYTYDPHKNHTGINDLLQALRDAALAIKDVHTTKTSLEEIFVSLVKPKS